A part of Dehalogenimonas sp. W genomic DNA contains:
- a CDS encoding radical SAM/SPASM domain-containing protein, giving the protein MTVEKSSKDIIIPKLQLVAWEVTRSCNLLCDHCRASAVQGPYSGELNTAECFNLVDEITEVGSPILILTGGEPLLRSDIFKIADYASSKGLRVVLGTNGTLIDPDMAAKMQAVPVARIGVSLDFPTPELQDKFRGQAGAFEAAIRGITNARRAGISVQINATITKLNACYLDDLLALANELEAVAFHPFMLVPTGRGKGLAEVELSPQEYEDILNWIYDKQQELGDRMFFKPTDAPHYLRIVRQRQKQSRLTAQASPASCHREADGHSGNQPHAHAMNALSRGCLAGTGFCFVSHRGDVQGCGYLDVQAGNVREQKFTQIWNNSQLFCDLRDLSLYKGKCGQCEYRRLCGGCRARAFEATGDYLEAEPYCIYEPQLAEQH; this is encoded by the coding sequence GTGACAGTTGAAAAATCAAGCAAAGATATCATAATTCCCAAACTTCAATTGGTGGCTTGGGAAGTCACCCGCAGCTGTAATCTTTTGTGCGACCATTGTCGCGCTTCTGCGGTACAAGGACCTTATTCCGGGGAACTCAATACCGCCGAGTGTTTTAACCTGGTTGACGAGATAACTGAGGTGGGGAGTCCAATCCTTATCCTGACCGGCGGAGAACCGCTCCTGAGATCGGATATTTTTAAAATAGCTGATTATGCTTCATCAAAAGGTCTGCGGGTGGTATTGGGAACAAACGGGACTCTGATTGATCCGGACATGGCGGCAAAAATGCAGGCAGTCCCGGTAGCTCGGATCGGGGTGAGTCTGGATTTTCCAACACCGGAACTTCAGGACAAATTCCGGGGACAAGCTGGTGCCTTTGAAGCGGCGATACGCGGAATAACCAATGCCCGGCGTGCAGGTATCAGCGTTCAGATAAATGCTACCATCACCAAACTTAACGCCTGCTATCTTGATGATCTGTTAGCTTTGGCGAATGAACTTGAAGCCGTCGCCTTTCATCCATTTATGCTGGTGCCTACCGGTCGCGGCAAGGGGTTGGCGGAAGTGGAACTTTCTCCTCAGGAATACGAAGATATTCTGAATTGGATTTACGACAAACAACAGGAATTGGGTGACCGGATGTTTTTCAAGCCGACCGATGCGCCCCATTACCTAAGGATAGTACGGCAACGGCAAAAACAATCACGTCTGACGGCACAGGCCTCTCCTGCATCTTGTCATCGGGAGGCTGATGGTCATTCAGGCAATCAGCCTCACGCTCATGCGATGAATGCCTTGAGCCGCGGGTGCCTGGCCGGAACGGGTTTTTGCTTCGTTTCGCACCGGGGTGATGTTCAGGGTTGCGGTTATCTTGATGTTCAAGCCGGTAATGTCCGGGAACAAAAGTTCACCCAAATTTGGAATAATTCTCAATTGTTCTGTGATTTACGTGATTTGAGTCTTTATAAAGGTAAGTGCGGGCAGTGTGAATATCGCCGATTATGCGGCGGGTGCCGGGCGCGCGCTTTTGAAGCTACCGGCGATTATCTGGAAGCCGAGCCTTATTGTATTTATGAGCCGCAGTTGGCTGAGCAACATTAA
- the nrfD gene encoding NrfD/PsrC family molybdoenzyme membrane anchor subunit, with the protein MNNKPSLYTRWAPSSDTPLFTPWSVLLLLLAIGALAVAAGKFIFGMHAVDNLSNDWPWGIWVSFNVMAGVALSAGGFVTAGIVYIFRIKRYWPVIRPAVFTAFIGYVIAGAGIAIDIGRTPRIVHPLWMWQPESVMFEVAVCMTIYTTVLFFEFSPLIAERFRLRRTLKFLHAIMIPLIILGITLSFMHQSSLGAVHLIMPHLMYPLWYSEWMGHMFFVSAMALGLCVVIIESTISSKIFKKGLRIDLLGGLGKAAAWILLAYLLFRFWDLNTTGRLDSFTLDNTFGWLFTVEIGLMTLAMILLFIKGVRRSAGWLFTASMFVLIAVVLNRLTTDLIAMAPSRTTAYVPAWTELLFSIGLVAGAMFVFRVVAKYLPLFEGRGYGLSGEEEKASFSSTAETETA; encoded by the coding sequence ATGAATAACAAGCCTTCTCTTTACACCCGTTGGGCACCATCAAGCGATACTCCGTTATTTACCCCGTGGAGTGTGTTGTTGTTACTGTTAGCTATTGGTGCACTGGCCGTCGCGGCGGGCAAATTCATATTTGGGATGCACGCCGTAGATAATCTTAGCAATGACTGGCCTTGGGGGATTTGGGTTTCGTTTAATGTCATGGCAGGGGTTGCCTTGAGCGCCGGCGGTTTTGTAACAGCAGGGATCGTCTATATATTTCGCATTAAAAGATATTGGCCGGTAATACGGCCGGCAGTGTTTACCGCGTTTATCGGATATGTCATTGCCGGGGCTGGTATTGCCATTGATATCGGGCGCACTCCGAGAATTGTACATCCTTTGTGGATGTGGCAACCGGAATCAGTCATGTTTGAAGTTGCGGTCTGTATGACCATTTACACGACGGTGCTATTTTTTGAATTCAGTCCCCTGATTGCAGAGCGGTTTCGATTGCGGCGCACCCTTAAATTCCTACATGCTATTATGATTCCGCTGATTATTTTGGGCATTACTCTGTCGTTCATGCATCAGTCCTCACTGGGGGCTGTTCACCTGATCATGCCGCATTTAATGTATCCCTTGTGGTACAGTGAATGGATGGGCCACATGTTCTTTGTGTCTGCCATGGCCCTTGGTTTGTGTGTCGTCATTATTGAGTCAACCATAAGTTCAAAGATATTTAAAAAAGGGCTGCGGATTGACCTGCTGGGCGGTTTGGGTAAGGCTGCAGCCTGGATACTCCTCGCTTATTTACTTTTCCGGTTCTGGGATTTGAATACAACCGGACGGCTGGACAGTTTTACCTTGGATAATACCTTCGGCTGGCTATTTACCGTAGAAATCGGGCTGATGACCTTGGCAATGATTTTACTTTTCATCAAAGGCGTTCGGCGTTCTGCCGGGTGGCTTTTTACAGCCTCTATGTTCGTCTTGATAGCCGTAGTATTAAATCGGCTAACTACTGATTTGATCGCCATGGCTCCATCCAGAACGACCGCGTATGTACCCGCCTGGACGGAGCTGCTTTTTTCCATCGGTCTCGTGGCTGGCGCCATGTTTGTTTTCAGGGTGGTGGCTAAGTATCTGCCCTTGTTTGAAGGTCGGGGTTACGGGCTCTCTGGGGAAGAAGAAAAGGCCAGCTTTTCCTCGACTGCTGAAACTGAAACCGCCTGA
- a CDS encoding radical SAM/SPASM domain-containing protein, giving the protein MISISRLLCDNIGPQDSLRYSPNANADGQPKPFQPPIVVWNCTRACNLHCIHCYASATNNCSPDEISTDEAKTFIKGLADFGVPVILFSGGEPLMRRDLFELADFARAHGIRVALSTNGTLIDREMAVRIQNAGFAEVGISLDGIGENNDKFRVQPGAFEAALTGIRHCVDLKQRVSLRLTITGHNHKEIPAMLDLIEEENIPRVCFYHLAYTGRGDKIIKDDLTHAETRAAVDVICDRTIDWHKRGIAKEILTVDNAADGVYLYLRARLTDPERAETIYSLLKRNGGNSSGIKIGAIDDRGNVHPDQFTWHHTFGNIRERKFGDIWMDTSHPLLAALKDRKKVLSGRRCPQCRYLEVCNGNLRVRAESVSGDYWEDDPACYLSDEEIGIIA; this is encoded by the coding sequence ATGATTTCAATTTCCCGGTTACTGTGTGACAACATTGGACCTCAGGATTCTTTGCGTTACAGCCCAAATGCAAACGCGGATGGCCAGCCCAAACCGTTTCAACCGCCGATAGTAGTCTGGAATTGCACCCGAGCTTGTAACCTGCATTGCATTCATTGTTATGCCAGCGCCACCAATAACTGCTCGCCTGATGAAATCAGTACCGATGAAGCTAAGACGTTTATCAAAGGACTGGCTGACTTCGGCGTACCAGTGATTCTTTTTTCCGGTGGCGAACCTTTAATGCGGCGTGATTTGTTTGAATTGGCTGATTTTGCCCGGGCGCATGGAATCCGGGTCGCCCTGTCTACCAACGGCACTCTCATTGATCGGGAAATGGCGGTCAGGATTCAAAATGCCGGTTTCGCTGAAGTCGGTATCAGCCTTGATGGTATTGGTGAGAATAATGATAAGTTTCGTGTTCAACCCGGCGCTTTTGAAGCTGCCCTCACAGGAATTCGGCACTGCGTGGATTTGAAACAAAGGGTTTCTTTAAGGTTGACTATCACCGGACATAATCATAAGGAAATTCCTGCGATGCTGGATTTGATTGAGGAAGAAAATATACCCCGCGTCTGTTTTTATCACCTGGCTTATACCGGGAGAGGCGACAAAATCATCAAAGATGACCTGACCCATGCGGAAACACGGGCTGCGGTTGATGTTATCTGTGATAGAACAATTGACTGGCACAAACGTGGTATTGCTAAAGAAATTTTAACGGTGGATAATGCCGCCGATGGGGTTTACCTGTATCTGAGGGCCCGCTTGACTGACCCGGAAAGAGCGGAAACCATTTACAGTTTGTTGAAGCGAAACGGCGGCAACAGCTCCGGAATTAAAATTGGCGCCATTGATGACCGGGGCAATGTCCATCCTGATCAATTTACCTGGCACCACACTTTCGGTAATATCAGAGAGCGTAAATTCGGCGATATCTGGATGGATACTTCCCATCCGCTTCTCGCTGCGTTGAAGGATCGGAAGAAGGTGCTTTCCGGACGTCGCTGCCCCCAGTGCCGTTATCTGGAAGTATGTAATGGTAATCTAAGGGTACGGGCTGAATCGGTCAGCGGTGATTATTGGGAAGATGACCCAGCCTGTTATTTGAGTGACGAAGAAATCGGGATTATCGCGTGA
- a CDS encoding 4Fe-4S dicluster domain-containing protein, translating into MVEVAVLVDITRCIGCRACQMSCKQWWRLEPSETSFSPTITNPPKRDEHTYLNVEYHEVIGDDGRLSWNFVHKRCFHCVDPVCVSVCPVAAMRKTPDGPVVWDEARCMGCRYCAQACPFRIPNYQFHSLWPEVSKCWFCWDRIAEGLQPACSKACPPKAIEFGEREAVLAEAHRRIEEFPEKYVDYVYGEKEAGGTSLFYISGVPFEQLGFNMAVPHEPLPELTWEFLSKIPFEAAAIIGSMTAIWYIRGRALQDLPEKDEAGHE; encoded by the coding sequence ATGGTTGAAGTTGCGGTACTGGTTGATATTACCCGCTGCATAGGTTGCCGGGCTTGTCAGATGTCATGCAAGCAGTGGTGGCGTTTAGAACCGTCGGAGACATCTTTTAGCCCTACCATCACGAATCCCCCCAAGCGAGACGAACACACTTATCTTAATGTTGAGTACCATGAAGTCATCGGTGACGACGGGCGACTTTCCTGGAATTTTGTTCATAAACGTTGTTTCCATTGCGTGGACCCGGTGTGTGTGTCTGTCTGCCCTGTCGCGGCGATGCGGAAGACGCCTGACGGTCCGGTGGTTTGGGATGAAGCCCGCTGTATGGGTTGCCGTTATTGCGCCCAGGCTTGCCCTTTCAGAATACCCAATTATCAGTTCCACAGCCTCTGGCCGGAGGTCAGTAAATGTTGGTTCTGTTGGGACCGGATTGCCGAAGGCCTGCAACCGGCTTGCTCCAAGGCCTGTCCGCCCAAGGCGATAGAATTCGGTGAACGGGAAGCCGTGTTGGCTGAAGCCCATCGCCGGATTGAAGAGTTTCCAGAAAAATACGTTGATTATGTTTATGGTGAGAAAGAAGCCGGAGGAACCTCTCTTTTTTACATCTCCGGGGTGCCTTTTGAACAACTCGGTTTTAATATGGCAGTCCCTCATGAACCCTTGCCTGAATTAACATGGGAATTTTTAAGTAAGATCCCGTTTGAAGCGGCGGCCATAATCGGTTCAATGACTGCTATCTGGTATATTCGAGGCCGGGCGCTACAAGATTTGCCGGAGAAAGATGAGGCTGGTCATGAATAA
- a CDS encoding universal stress protein — MSLFKRLLVPLDGSKMGEIVFPFSRELAHRLDLEITCLHICEPEDQFCPMHEAYVEATANKLIRQSHDTGRPVKAKAVMINGQASDGISKYAASDNSDFILMGTHGRSGFNRWVLGSIALKVLRQTDKPVWLIRNGTSVNCDWQHTDVIVPLDESPVAESILPLVVQLIKEWGVNQTEIVLTNVCREPIIPSDFTDEMKDVWREKESRESALSVKNGQQYLNSIKNKLGDQGVKARTQVLVGKTAEEIINLAASNPFSFIAMSTHGQSGKGRWVYGSTAERIMVGAPCPVLMLKPNL; from the coding sequence ATGTCATTGTTCAAACGGTTACTGGTTCCACTTGACGGTTCCAAAATGGGGGAAATAGTTTTCCCTTTCTCCAGAGAACTCGCCCACCGGCTTGACTTGGAAATTACCTGCCTACATATCTGTGAGCCTGAAGACCAGTTCTGCCCAATGCACGAGGCTTACGTTGAGGCAACCGCCAACAAACTCATCCGTCAATCCCATGATACCGGACGACCGGTCAAGGCTAAGGCCGTCATGATCAACGGGCAGGCAAGCGATGGCATTTCCAAATATGCCGCATCAGACAATAGTGATTTCATCCTGATGGGCACCCATGGCCGCTCTGGATTTAACCGCTGGGTCCTTGGTTCTATTGCGCTCAAAGTGTTGCGTCAGACTGATAAACCGGTGTGGCTGATCCGTAATGGAACTTCGGTTAATTGCGATTGGCAACACACAGATGTTATCGTTCCGTTGGATGAATCACCGGTTGCAGAATCCATTTTGCCCCTTGTGGTCCAATTAATCAAAGAATGGGGAGTAAATCAAACTGAGATTGTTCTCACCAATGTCTGCCGTGAACCAATCATTCCTTCCGATTTTACTGACGAAATGAAGGACGTATGGCGCGAAAAGGAGAGCCGGGAATCTGCCCTGTCGGTAAAAAACGGACAGCAATACCTGAACTCAATCAAAAATAAATTGGGTGACCAAGGGGTTAAGGCCCGGACTCAGGTACTCGTCGGTAAAACGGCCGAAGAGATCATCAATCTAGCCGCCAGCAACCCATTCAGTTTCATCGCCATGTCTACTCATGGCCAATCCGGTAAGGGGCGATGGGTCTATGGCAGCACAGCTGAACGCATAATGGTCGGCGCACCCTGTCCGGTGTTGATGCTTAAACCGAATTTATAA